The Microplitis demolitor isolate Queensland-Clemson2020A chromosome 9, iyMicDemo2.1a, whole genome shotgun sequence genomic sequence CAACCTGGTAGCAAACCTGGTTCTGCTGGTGCTACTGCACGTGAAGGTGCACAAAGATTACTTGCACTTGCTAGTAGAGGTGAATGGGCACCCGTTGATCAGCTTCTTAAGACCCTAGAAAAAGCGGTACAAAGTGCTGGAGATGAAGGCAATCCTGCACCGCTTGCCGGTCTTATGGATCCGGTTcgtcttaatttttattatttattattatacacgAAAAtcaagagttttttttataaaattacagtataatgttatggtaacaaattttttattaagaattacCCCTACATTAATTATTCTCTGATAAGATTATGTTATGTTTACATAAGTCACtttgtattatttacattaatacttttatcaattctgcaactttattttttaatttttacataaatgtttttttagtgtaaaaattactaataatataataataataataataagataaattttttagacaaCTGGCATGACACCTCTCATGTATGCTGTCAAGgacaatcgcacagcatttcTAGATCGTATGATAGATCTTGGGGCTGACGTGGGTGCTCGTAATAACgtaagattttttacttcttttctttttcctttttcttttttacttatacattaaatttcataaaattacatCCGTATTTTAACGTAATAGgtataatataaaacatataataaatcactatatatgtatattaaaatatttcaagtacTAATAGAATCACGCGagttttacaaataaattttccatggaaattattattgattatatattaataaatcatttgattttaaagataattttaataatttattaaataaataatagtaattatttatattaaaatagatTATGGTATACATAAGTATTGCGTGAAGAAGGGCCAAGGCCAAGGtgttataattaagtaaatgaGCTGGCTATAAGGATTAAAAGTAGGTCGTCCGGAGTCAGTAGAACAAAAAAGTAGTTCGATCCATGATTAAGATAAGAAATCCTGCACATAAGGGCCCTAAACAGTGACGTGATTTCATTATAATCGTgactaacaaaaattttttgtgtaaatGTGATTGATATAAAAGACTCATAtatcttcaataaaatataatacagttatacatatttatcattatgtAAATgattatactatatatatactgcatacactacaaaaataaaattattttctttttgtgtaaaagttattaatcctatttaaacaataataattttttttttatatactttatcgATTATTCTAAACCGCGCCCCATGCAATctatatgatttaaaaattgcacattAATATACCGTGATTGGGGCCATGCTGAAACGTCAATAATTTAACAAGAACTAATACTGGGCACGgcaatactatatatatatatttatgatttaattactaattactttattgatttgataaattattaaataaaaataaaaaattattcattactttATCAAATGcaatgatattatttttaaattaattactatttttaaatatttttaaggaTAATTACAATGCACTACATATATCAGCAATGTATTCACGTGAAGAtgttgttaaattattattatctaaacGTGGAGTGGATCCTTATTCTACTGGTGGTGTAAGTTtgttttataatcaattaacttttttctttctttcaatttaataatgatgtgttttttcttcttttttttttaattctatttatcAACAGCCACGCCAACAAACCGCCGTTCATCTTGTAGCATCCCGACAAACAGGTACAGCAACATCAATATTACGAGCACTTTTAAATGCTGCAGGACGTGATATACGTATGAGTATTGATGGcgtaagtatattttattttattattctttaatcTATTttgtgagaaaataaattatttaacaacaacaaaaaatatatatatacatatatatttttataatgatagtttatgctgtaaaaaatgttatgGGATTAGTTCGCGCATTGGTATATGTACTGAGCGTTGAAGAAGAATATGTCATTACATTGTTTGCGTGACAAGACTCGCGGTATCGCCGCCTGGCACTGCCGTTCTGTTTTCATATCCTCCATAATTCTTATTCCTATTCTTCTTTCTTCAGTTAtacctaaattttttattttcttttttttttttatatatatttattccttTTCTTTCAATGTGAAACGTTATTCACCCGTgattttaacttaatttataaaaattgtagccagcttataaattttaatttaaaaattattctcacaaaattataaattagcaAATTAACTAGAAAATATATCCAAgctttattgataaaaaataatattttaatagaaagGAAAGATTCCATTACTATTGGCAGTTGAAGCTGGCAATCAATCTATGTGTCGTGAGTTATTAGCTCAACAAGCACCTGAACAATTGCGTGCGACAACACCAGCGGGTGATACTGCTTTACATCTTGCTGCACGTCGTCGTGACGTCGATATGGTCCGAATACTCGTTGACTACGGTGCCCAAGTTGATATGCAAAatgtaagtttataaaataaaaaaaaaaaaaatacaattcattgttattataattaaacctGGTAATAAAAAgcaattagttattttttataaataaaataaaaaatattattattgtacaaCAGGGTGATGGCCAGACATCGTTGCATATAGCAAGCGCTGAAGGTGATGAAActttagttaaatatttttatggtgTACGTGCATCAGCATCAATAGCAGATCATCAAGATCGTACACCAATGCATTTAGCTGCTGAAAATGGTCATGcatcaataattgatttattagcTGAAAAATTTCGTGCTAGTATATTTGAACGTACAAAAGATGGTTCAACTTTAATGCATATTGCATCATTGAACGGGCACTCGGAATGTGCcaatatgttatttaaaaaaggtGTTTATCTTCATATGCCAAATAAAAGAGGCGCTCGTTCTATTCATACAGCAGCACGTTATGGACATGTCGGTATTATAAGTACATTATTACAACGGGGTGAAAAAGTTGATGCTACaacaaatgataattatacaGCATTACATATTGCTGTTGAAAGTGCTAAACCATCTGTTGTTGAAACATTATTAGGATATGGTGCTGAAGTTCATGTACGTGGTGGTAAATTACATGAAACTCCACTTCATATTGCTGCAAGAGTACAAGATGGTGATAGATGTGCACTTATGTTACTTAAAAGTGGTGCTGGTCCTAATTTAACAACTGATGATGGACAAACACCAGTTCATGTTGCTGCTAGATATGGTAATTTAACAacacttaaattattacttgaagATGGTGGTGATCCAATGTACaaatcaaaagtaaataaaaaaaaatttttttaaatatatatatttatttatttatttatttatttatttatttattatttatatacgatttatatatttttcagaatGGCGAAACACCATTACATTTAGCGTGCCGTGGTTGTCGTTCAGCAGTAGCACGccatttaattgaatttgttaaagaaaaaaaaagtcctgaaATAGCAACAGCTTATGTTAATAGTGTTAATAATGAAGGTGCAAGTGCACTACATTATGCTGCACAAATAGAACCAACAGAAGTTATTGAATCAGGTGATGATCGTTTAGTAGTTTGTGCTTTATTAGAAAATGGTGCTGATGTATCATTGCAAACAAAACAAACACAAGAAACAGTATTTCATTATTGTGCACTTGCCGGTAATAATCAAGTATTATCAGAAATGATAAATCATATGACAGCAACAGAAGTACAAAAagcattaaataaacaaagtgcAGTTGGTTGGACGCCGCTGCTGATAGCTGCTCATCGTGGACATATGGAGTTAGTAACAACATTATTGGCAAATCATGCACGGGTTGACGTATTCGATCTTGAAGGTAGATCGGCACTACACCTAGCTGCTGAACATGGCTATCTCCAAGTCTGCGACGCTCTGCTAGCCAGCAAGGCATTCATCAACTCAAAATCACGTGTTGGTCGTACAGCATTACATTTAGCTGCTATGAATGGTTATACACATCttgttagatttttaattcaagatCACAGTGCTGCTATTGATGTATTGACATTAAGAAAACAAACACCACTTCATTTAGCTGCTGGTTCTGGACAACTTCAAGTTTGTCGTTTATTACTTGAACTTGGTGCAAGTATTGATGCTACTGATGATCAAGGTCAAAAACCAATACACGCTGCGGCTATGAATAATTATGCTCAAGttgtacaattatttttacaacgtCATCCTAGTCTTGTTATGGCTTGTACTAAAGATGGAAATACTTGTGCACATATTGCAGCAATGCAGGGTAGTGTACGTGTTATTGaagaattaatgaaatttgatcgTCAAGGTGTTATATCagcaagaaataaattaactgaAGCAACACCACTTCAATTAGCTGCTGAGGGTGGTCATGCTGAAGTTGTTAAAGCATTAGTACGTGCTGGTGCTTCATGTGCTGATGAAAATCGTGCTGGTTTTACAGCTGTACATTTAGCTGCACAACATGGACATGGACAAGTATTAGAGGTCATGAGAACTTCACAGTCATTGAGAATATCAAGTAAAAAGCTTGGTGTTACTGCTCTACATGTTGCTGCTTATTTTGGTCAAGctggtaattaattatattttaattaataatttgttaacaTATACCTTTGACCTCATGACCAAGATTTATCATCTATACCTAAACTAAATTAactcattagtttttttttttttgtttacctCAACCTTATAAACTTTCTTAATACAGCTaaaatcatgtttttttttttttttttttttttttaactaaaagtAACGTAATTTGCGTGACTATGCACTCGAGTAGTGTTTAACGATTCTCGATATTATCATATTGTACTATTCATTCAACCTGAAAAATGCACAGAACACGCTAACTCATGCTGTTAGTTAAGTAgtttattatgattaaaaaaaaattttaacaatttttaaactatattatttattcattataatgaataataataataattattattattattgttttaaagaaattataaaataataagactataggtaagtgaataaaaatatgattccATGAACTTGTGATacattaatgaaataaagagACCTTGCTTATAAGAAGAAGGTTACTAAGTAATTTTcacgttaaataaataaataaataataatacaattttttatttttattatggtCCTGAACCTTGTCtatgataataacaatgtacaattattaattaccgctataatagtataaattttcttaaatttttaatttaaataataacatatatatttatagatactGTACGTGAATTATTAACTCATGTACCTGGAACTGTTAAATCTGATCCACCAACTGGTGGTTCATTGGTTGGTGAACTTGGAAGTGAATCTGGAATGACACCACTTCATTTGGCTGCTTATTCAGGCAATGAAAATGTCGTCAGATTATTACTTAATTCAGCTGGTGTTCAGGTgacgtaataaataaataattaattaataactaaatattattgttgttattattattattattattattattattattattattattattattattattattattattattattattattattattattattattattattattaatttataatatttaaaaaacaatattttttttcgttcagGTAGAAGCAGCTACAACAGAAAATGGTTACAATCCACTACATTTAGCATGCTTTGGTGGTCATATAACAGTAGTaggtttattattaagtagATCAGCAGAATTACTTCATAAAACAGATCGTTATGGAAAAACTGGACTACATATTGCTGCAAATCACGGGCATTATCAAATGGTTGAAGTATTATTAGGTCAAGGAGCTGAGATAAATGCTACTGACAAGAATGGATGGACGCCTTTACATTGTGCTGCAAGGACAGGTCATTTAGAAGTTGTTAGATTATTAGTTGAAAGTGGTGCTTCACCAAAGACTGAAACTAATCTTGGAAGTGCACCTATTTGGTTTGCTGCTTCTGAGGGCCACAATGACGTACTAAAGTATCTTATGGAAAAAGAACATGATACTTATGCATTAATGGAAGATCGTAGGGTaaaagcaataataataacaacaattaaaaaaaaaaaaccgtttttttttttttttttttttttttttttttttttttttttttttaaataattaaattaattttcagtttGTTTACAATATGATGGTATGCAGTAAAAGTCACAATAATAAACCAATCGAAGAATTTGTTCTTGTATCACCAGCTCCAGTAGATACAGCTGCAAAATTATCAAACATTTATATGAAACTAtcggaaaaagaaaaagaacgAGCAAAAGATTTAATTGCAGCTGGAAAACAATGTGAATCAATGGCTACTGAATTATTGGCATTAGCAGCTGGTGCTGATTCAGCTGGTCGTATTCTTACATCAATGGATCGTCGTAATGTTGAATTTCTGGatgtattaattgaaaatgaacaaaaagAAGTTATCGCGCATACAGTAGTGCAACGTTATTTACAAGAATTATGGCGGGGTCCATTAACATGGAGTGGGtttagacaattttttttatttataacatttattatttgtccACCAGTATGGGTAGTATTTGCCTTACCATTAGGCcataaatataacaatgtacccattattaaatttatgacataTTTAACAtcacacatatatttaatggTATTACTTTCATTAGTGGGTATAACACCACCATTTTCAGTTATGAGATCAAATTTATTGCCATATTCATATGAATGGTGTTTATTAGTTATATTATcgggtttattattatttgaattaacaaaTCCAAGTGATAAAAGTGGTTTAGGTTGGATTAAATTAGCAGTGTTGTTGTTTAGTATAACTGGTGTTGGATTACATCTCGCGGCATGGACTattcttgataaatattattggccAACATTACTTTATCTACGTAATCAACTATTTGCATTAAGTTTTTTGTTGGCTTGTGTACAaatattggattttttatcatttcatcATCTATTTGGACCATGGGCTATTATTATTGGTAATTTGATGAAGGATTTGGCAAGATTTTTGGCAGTACTTGCAATATTTGTATTTGGATTTTCAATGCATTTTGTGGCACTCAATCAGGCATTTATCAACGGTCCTCAAGCAAGAACCAAAAGGAATGCTTTTTCAGATGGTAagtttatctattttatttattttataactatttttttttttattttttttttaaataataataataataataataataataataataataataataatggttatAGTAAAGCTTTATTAATATACaggattaatttattaattatcaacaaaatataaatttcggATATGGTAATTTTAGAgggtaaaaaaagtaattgtacaaaaaaacaaagtattaaaaataaaaattaattgaaagtttttttgtataaaaaattaaaaattttacatgtaTAATAAGTAGCGTATactaataatatacatatttagtttaatcactagcgtaattataaaatatttattagttaagtATATTAGAATATAGATTGGCTAGATAGATAATAAGATAAATTACAGAGATAGATTCATTATTCAACTATGATGTGGAAGTAATTAAACAACCTGAATATCCCTTCCAACGTTCTCAACgtaaaaggattaaaaatgaatgttGTGGTGATGAATCTCGAAGTAGTAAGttttcaagtatttaaaaaaaaaaaaaaaaaaaaaaaaaagaaggcaacaaaataaaaaaaaagtaataagtaTGAagcaagttaaaaaaataatataaaataaataaataaataccagCATACGCCAAAAGCAAAACATGAATGTCCCACGATCGAATgcaatgcatttttttatgtttttcatTGAACGTGTATACGCGTGTGTTTTGCCTGTTGAAATGCTgcctgataaatttttttaaatatttgtaaatgaaaaatctatacgtatttattatatatttttgttggataccacaataattttatcagcaTTTGTgagtgttattttttttttaattttatttttttttgttaccaaagaatatttttagaaaaatattctataaGCACGTTGGATGATAAATTTGGATTAttgttttgatattttatttattttatgtattattgctgttaattaataaataacacattatatatgtatgccagaattaaatttttgcctGGCATCAAAGAAAAATGATAAcgaagattttaaatatacatacatatatatgtataatgtatatttttttttaatgaattgcATGCGCCCAAAGTATCACGATATTATTATACTTGATTGCAGCAGTGATTGATTTTTGCTGCACGTAAATATACCCGAGATAAAATAGATGGATATGAATTATGTCAATTTACTAATTTCATAatgttagcaataaaaaataaacttagaaataaattttttatttttttatctataaatttaaaaataaaaataaaaacaaactatttatccatatttaaaattgcttataatgataaaaataatacataatgCAACGAAAATTCATATCCAAAATTCTATTTACTGAAAatcatgtatatttatatttatatataataaatataatattatatgatTATTACAACTCGGGTAACGCTATTGCAAATGAACCGTTCAACGATTGTTCAATGTAACATGCACGTGTGATTAGAAATGGtgaa encodes the following:
- the LOC103575975 gene encoding serine/threonine-protein phosphatase 6 regulatory ankyrin repeat subunit C isoform X2 — its product is MDPTTGMTPLMYAVKDNRTAFLDRMIDLGADVGARNNDNYNALHISAMYSREDVVKLLLSKRGVDPYSTGGPRQQTAVHLVASRQTGTATSILRALLNAAGRDIRMSIDGKGKIPLLLAVEAGNQSMCRELLAQQAPEQLRATTPAGDTALHLAARRRDVDMVRILVDYGAQVDMQNGDGQTSLHIASAEGDETLVKYFYGVRASASIADHQDRTPMHLAAENGHASIIDLLAEKFRASIFERTKDGSTLMHIASLNGHSECANMLFKKGVYLHMPNKRGARSIHTAARYGHVGIISTLLQRGEKVDATTNDNYTALHIAVESAKPSVVETLLGYGAEVHVRGGKLHETPLHIAARVQDGDRCALMLLKSGAGPNLTTDDGQTPVHVAARYGNLTTLKLLLEDGGDPMYKSKNGETPLHLACRGCRSAVARHLIEFVKEKKSPEIATAYVNSVNNEGASALHYAAQIEPTEVIESGDDRLVVCALLENGADVSLQTKQTQETVFHYCALAGNNQVLSEMINHMTATEVQKALNKQSAVGWTPLLIAAHRGHMELVTTLLANHARVDVFDLEGRSALHLAAEHGYLQVCDALLASKAFINSKSRVGRTALHLAAMNGYTHLVRFLIQDHSAAIDVLTLRKQTPLHLAAGSGQLQVCRLLLELGASIDATDDQGQKPIHAAAMNNYAQVVQLFLQRHPSLVMACTKDGNTCAHIAAMQGSVRVIEELMKFDRQGVISARNKLTEATPLQLAAEGGHAEVVKALVRAGASCADENRAGFTAVHLAAQHGHGQVLEVMRTSQSLRISSKKLGVTALHVAAYFGQADTVRELLTHVPGTVKSDPPTGGSLVGELGSESGMTPLHLAAYSGNENVVRLLLNSAGVQVEAATTENGYNPLHLACFGGHITVVGLLLSRSAELLHKTDRYGKTGLHIAANHGHYQMVEVLLGQGAEINATDKNGWTPLHCAARTGHLEVVRLLVESGASPKTETNLGSAPIWFAASEGHNDVLKYLMEKEHDTYALMEDRRFVYNMMVCSKSHNNKPIEEFVLVSPAPVDTAAKLSNIYMKLSEKEKERAKDLIAAGKQCESMATELLALAAGADSAGRILTSMDRRNVEFLDVLIENEQKEVIAHTVVQRYLQELWRGPLTWSGFRQFFLFITFIICPPVWVVFALPLGHKYNNVPIIKFMTYLTSHIYLMVLLSLVGITPPFSVMRSNLLPYSYEWCLLVILSGLLLFELTNPSDKSGLGWIKLAVLLFSITGVGLHLAAWTILDKYYWPTLLYLRNQLFALSFLLACVQILDFLSFHHLFGPWAIIIGNLMKDLARFLAVLAIFVFGFSMHFVALNQAFINGPQARTKRNAFSDAKMTPILAFEFLFFAVFGHTTHDELKLETAQPEWTGNLFKLTFGIYMLVSVVVLINLLIAMMSNTYQRIQAQSDIEWKYGLSKLIRSMHRTSTAPAPLNLITTWLLYLIKLCKKRAVKKQRPSLVHLMGLHRTGRMSPRSKMGAKWLSKVKKTKVSHKDSIAMSVAHLSPLGSQLSFSNALRIETVVDWDVVRRKYLELFGDEADKVNEEIKEDVNEPLATVNEETPVTSSNELV
- the LOC103575975 gene encoding serine/threonine-protein phosphatase 6 regulatory ankyrin repeat subunit C isoform X1, which codes for MDPTTGMTPLMYAVKDNRTAFLDRMIDLGADVGARNNDNYNALHISAMYSREDVVKLLLSKRGVDPYSTGGPRQQTAVHLVASRQTGTATSILRALLNAAGRDIRMSIDGKGKIPLLLAVEAGNQSMCRELLAQQAPEQLRATTPAGDTALHLAARRRDVDMVRILVDYGAQVDMQNGDGQTSLHIASAEGDETLVKYFYGVRASASIADHQDRTPMHLAAENGHASIIDLLAEKFRASIFERTKDGSTLMHIASLNGHSECANMLFKKGVYLHMPNKRGARSIHTAARYGHVGIISTLLQRGEKVDATTNDNYTALHIAVESAKPSVVETLLGYGAEVHVRGGKLHETPLHIAARVQDGDRCALMLLKSGAGPNLTTDDGQTPVHVAARYGNLTTLKLLLEDGGDPMYKSKNGETPLHLACRGCRSAVARHLIEFVKEKKSPEIATAYVNSVNNEGASALHYAAQIEPTEVIESGDDRLVVCALLENGADVSLQTKQTQETVFHYCALAGNNQVLSEMINHMTATEVQKALNKQSAVGWTPLLIAAHRGHMELVTTLLANHARVDVFDLEGRSALHLAAEHGYLQVCDALLASKAFINSKSRVGRTALHLAAMNGYTHLVRFLIQDHSAAIDVLTLRKQTPLHLAAGSGQLQVCRLLLELGASIDATDDQGQKPIHAAAMNNYAQVVQLFLQRHPSLVMACTKDGNTCAHIAAMQGSVRVIEELMKFDRQGVISARNKLTEATPLQLAAEGGHAEVVKALVRAGASCADENRAGFTAVHLAAQHGHGQVLEVMRTSQSLRISSKKLGVTALHVAAYFGQADTVRELLTHVPGTVKSDPPTGGSLVGELGSESGMTPLHLAAYSGNENVVRLLLNSAGVQVEAATTENGYNPLHLACFGGHITVVGLLLSRSAELLHKTDRYGKTGLHIAANHGHYQMVEVLLGQGAEINATDKNGWTPLHCAARTGHLEVVRLLVESGASPKTETNLGSAPIWFAASEGHNDVLKYLMEKEHDTYALMEDRRFVYNMMVCSKSHNNKPIEEFVLVSPAPVDTAAKLSNIYMKLSEKEKERAKDLIAAGKQCESMATELLALAAGADSAGRILTSMDRRNVEFLDVLIENEQKEVIAHTVVQRYLQELWRGPLTWSGFRQFFLFITFIICPPVWVVFALPLGHKYNNVPIIKFMTYLTSHIYLMVLLSLVGITPPFSVMRSNLLPYSYEWCLLVILSGLLLFELTNPSDKSGLGWIKLAVLLFSITGVGLHLAAWTILDKYYWPTLLYLRNQLFALSFLLACVQILDFLSFHHLFGPWAIIIGNLMKDLARFLAVLAIFVFGFSMHFVALNQAFINGPQARTKRNAFSDVKMNPILAVELLFFAIFGQTTHEQFKIHKGNEQPGWTTGLFKLAFGIYMLVSVVVLINLLIAMMSDTYQRIQAQSDIEWKYGLSKLVRNMHRTSTAPAPLNLITTWLLYLIKLCKKRAVKKQRPSLVHLMGLHRTGRMSPRSKMGAKWLSKVKKTKVSHKDSIAMSVAHLSPLGSQLSFSNALRIETVVDWDVVRRKYLELFGDEADKVNEEIKEDVNEPLATVNEETPVTSSNELV